The following DNA comes from Peribacillus sp. FSL E2-0218.
GTCCACCAAGTACTAGTACCTTCATGTTAAATGAAGCCCCCATTCTTTAACATTTCCTTGATTTTTGATTTATCGATCAACCCTGTGGCAGAGTTATAATCTTCCAAACTAACAGGCTGGTATTGGGCGTAATGCTCCTTTATCCCCTTGATGTGGATGGCTGGAAGGATGACATAATATTCATCATCATAGGCAATGGCCGTCGTGCTTTCATATTCCGAAAGCAGGATTTCATGGAGCTTTTCACCCGGACGTATACCCAGGACCTCGACTTCCACATCTGTCTTTTTCGATGCTTCGATCAACACTTCAGCAAGGTCGATGATTTTACAGGAAGGCATCTTCATCACGAATATTTCTCCGCCGACACTTTCAAACGTTGCTTTGAATACTAATTTTATCGCTTCTTGAATGGTCAAAAAGAACCTGGTCATATTCAAGTCGGTTATTCCGATTTTCCCTTTTTCTTTAATTTGCTTTTTGAAGACGTGAATGACGCTTCCGTTGGTTCCTAAAACATTGCCGCCGCGGATACATACGAATCTGGTTTTCGTGTTTAACGTATTCGCGTGGATGATCAATCTTTCCGCCATAGCTTTTGAAAGACCATAAAAATTGGATGGATTGGATGCTTTGTCGGTGGAAATGTTCACGACCGAATGTACATTACAGCTAATGGCTGCTTCTATTACATTCTGTGTTCCTATCACATTCGTTTTTAGCGCTTCGATCGGTTGATCTTCACATACAGGCACATGCTTTAAAGCTGCCAAATGGAAAATATAATCGACGCCTTGGCATGCCTCCACCAATGCTTCCTTTTCTTTTACGTCGCCAATGATGAATTGCAGCTTTGGATTATTATCGAATTCCTGTTTCATCGTGAATTGGTTCGATTCATTTCTGGAGAAAATCCGGATTTCACTTGGTTCGAAATCCAATAATTGACGAACCAATTCATATCCCCACGAGCCTGTACCGCCTGTTACTAAAATTTTACGATTCTTAATCAATTTCATGGCCTCCCAGTATAATTTTAAGGACTTTATCTGACACGTTTTTATGGTCGTACCCTTCTGGAAAAGACCAGTCTTTTTGTTGGTTAACCATAATGTTCACACAATTGAGGATTTGTTTAGCATTTATCCCCGATAACATATTACTGCCAGACTCAATCGTTTCCGGCCTTTCAGTCGTTTTCCGGATGGTAACGGCAGGAACATGGAATAAACAACATTCTTCTTGGACGGTACCACTGTCGGTCAATACACAATAGGCATTTTTCTCAAGCTTCACGAAGTCAAAGAAACCGAAGGGCTCGTGAAATTCTATCAGCGGGTGTACATCTAATTGGGGACTGCGTTCTATGCGGGATTTTGTCCGGGGATGTAAACTGCAAATGACTCTTTTTTGATACGTTTCGGCAACTAAATTAATGCCCTTCATGATTTCAAGCAAACGGTCTTCATGATCAACATTTTCCGCACGATGGATAGTTACGAGGAAATAATCCTCTTTTTCCAAGTTGATTTTGTCCAAAATAAAGCTTTGCTC
Coding sequences within:
- the wecB gene encoding UDP-N-acetylglucosamine 2-epimerase (non-hydrolyzing) is translated as MKVMTILGTRPEIIRLSLIIKKLDQYADSHILVHTGQNFTSSLSEIFFQQLQVRKPDYVLLNQQKTLGEQLAAIFKDLETILLNEKPDKVLVLGDTNSGLSSILAERLGIPVIHMEAGNRCFDLEVPEEKNRRIIDAVSSLNLPYTPQSKENLLKEGIPSKRIYLSGNPIHEVLNHFDNEIEQSFILDKINLEKEDYFLVTIHRAENVDHEDRLLEIMKGINLVAETYQKRVICSLHPRTKSRIERSPQLDVHPLIEFHEPFGFFDFVKLEKNAYCVLTDSGTVQEECCLFHVPAVTIRKTTERPETIESGSNMLSGINAKQILNCVNIMVNQQKDWSFPEGYDHKNVSDKVLKIILGGHEID
- a CDS encoding polysaccharide biosynthesis protein — encoded protein: MIKNRKILVTGGTGSWGYELVRQLLDFEPSEIRIFSRNESNQFTMKQEFDNNPKLQFIIGDVKEKEALVEACQGVDYIFHLAALKHVPVCEDQPIEALKTNVIGTQNVIEAAISCNVHSVVNISTDKASNPSNFYGLSKAMAERLIIHANTLNTKTRFVCIRGGNVLGTNGSVIHVFKKQIKEKGKIGITDLNMTRFFLTIQEAIKLVFKATFESVGGEIFVMKMPSCKIIDLAEVLIEASKKTDVEVEVLGIRPGEKLHEILLSEYESTTAIAYDDEYYVILPAIHIKGIKEHYAQYQPVSLEDYNSATGLIDKSKIKEMLKNGGFI